The following coding sequences lie in one Haladaptatus sp. DJG-WS-42 genomic window:
- a CDS encoding iron-containing alcohol dehydrogenase → MTQQSQMWNVPNRVLFGAGVASQTGDYVERFDADTVLVVTDSGVRDAGVLAPILESLSAAGKTYEIFDGVKPDPTDTVVHAAADAYDDADADLLLGVGGGSSMDTAKAASILTTNDGHILDFTGSGNVPNATPPSIYIPTTSGTGSEVGHWCIVKDSETNIKEEIGDVKLLADLALIDSDLTKSAPPPVKAATGMDVLTHAVEAYVSIKAQSQTSALALDSIEKVGANLVRAVEYRGGDDDALAKMARASTQAGMAFNGAGLGAVHALSHQVGGKFGVPHGLANAIILPYVMEFNLPQVPEKMVEIAAALGESIDEDEPARKEGYKAVRATRQLADDVRIPRTLESTAAKREAIPELAEQALSDGSLTGNPRITTQDDMERLLERAFDGVFEYETILDE, encoded by the coding sequence ATGACTCAACAATCTCAGATGTGGAACGTCCCCAACCGAGTCCTCTTCGGTGCGGGTGTGGCGTCCCAGACCGGCGACTATGTCGAACGATTTGATGCAGACACCGTCCTCGTCGTCACCGATAGTGGCGTCAGAGACGCGGGCGTGTTAGCGCCCATCCTCGAATCGCTTTCGGCGGCGGGCAAAACGTACGAAATCTTCGACGGGGTCAAACCCGACCCGACAGATACCGTCGTTCACGCGGCCGCAGACGCCTACGACGACGCGGACGCAGACCTCTTGCTCGGCGTTGGCGGTGGGTCGTCGATGGACACCGCGAAGGCGGCGAGCATTCTCACGACGAACGACGGCCACATCCTCGATTTCACGGGGTCTGGCAACGTTCCGAACGCTACCCCACCAAGCATCTACATCCCGACCACCTCGGGGACGGGAAGTGAAGTCGGCCACTGGTGTATTGTCAAAGACTCAGAAACGAACATCAAAGAGGAGATTGGCGACGTCAAACTACTCGCTGACCTCGCACTCATCGACTCAGACCTGACAAAAAGCGCGCCGCCACCGGTAAAAGCCGCGACGGGAATGGACGTGCTCACTCACGCGGTGGAAGCGTACGTCTCGATTAAAGCGCAGAGTCAGACCTCAGCACTTGCGCTCGATTCAATCGAGAAAGTCGGCGCGAATCTGGTTCGCGCCGTCGAATATCGCGGTGGTGACGACGACGCCCTCGCGAAGATGGCACGCGCGAGCACCCAAGCAGGGATGGCGTTCAACGGGGCCGGACTCGGTGCAGTACACGCCCTCTCGCATCAAGTCGGCGGCAAGTTCGGCGTCCCGCACGGTCTCGCGAACGCGATTATCCTCCCGTACGTGATGGAGTTCAACCTGCCGCAGGTTCCGGAGAAAATGGTTGAGATAGCCGCCGCGCTCGGCGAGTCCATCGACGAAGACGAACCGGCGCGCAAAGAGGGGTACAAAGCGGTGCGGGCAACCCGGCAGCTCGCAGACGACGTTCGGATTCCGCGGACGCTCGAATCGACGGCCGCAAAACGCGAAGCCATCCCCGAACTCGCAGAGCAGGCGCTCTCGGACGGCAGTCTCACGGGGAACCCACGCATCACGACGCAAGACGATATGGAACGGCTCCTCGAACGCGCGTTCGACGGCGTCTTCGAATACGAGACGATTTTAGACGAATGA
- the gcvT gene encoding glycine cleavage system aminomethyltransferase GcvT, whose translation MSLRESPLGAIHRGHDAKMTDFGGWAMPVKYTSITHEHAAVRDSVGIFDVSHMGEVFVSGPDATELMNRLTTNDVADLSAGDAQYACITREDGVIVDDTVVYLLPDGETYLFIPNAGHDEEMEARWRDHAAQWNLSVTIENRTASTAMVAVQGPHAVERVNEEASTDVSALGRFSVCETTIGGVECLVARTGYTGEDGFEIVFDVEDAAALWNTFEGVQPCGLGARDTLRLEAGLLLSGQDFHPETEPRTPFEAGLGFVVSLDTEFVGRDALADAEPDQSMVGIELDGRGVPRAGCSVLEAGESVGTLTSGTMSPTLDLPIGIGYVDEAVAEPGTAVEIEIRGRTIPATVETPRFLQRHQ comes from the coding sequence ATGAGTCTGCGCGAGTCACCGCTCGGGGCCATCCACCGCGGGCACGACGCGAAAATGACGGACTTTGGCGGCTGGGCGATGCCCGTCAAATACACCTCGATTACCCACGAACACGCTGCCGTCCGCGACTCGGTCGGTATCTTCGACGTGAGCCACATGGGAGAGGTGTTCGTCTCGGGACCGGACGCGACGGAACTCATGAACCGGCTTACGACGAACGATGTGGCCGACCTGTCAGCAGGCGACGCCCAGTACGCCTGCATCACCCGCGAAGACGGCGTCATTGTAGACGATACAGTGGTCTATCTGCTTCCAGACGGCGAGACGTACCTGTTCATCCCGAACGCGGGCCACGACGAGGAGATGGAAGCACGGTGGCGAGACCACGCAGCCCAGTGGAACCTCTCGGTCACCATTGAGAATCGCACCGCCTCGACTGCCATGGTCGCCGTGCAGGGGCCACACGCCGTCGAACGGGTGAACGAAGAGGCGTCCACGGACGTGTCTGCGCTCGGCCGGTTTTCCGTCTGTGAAACCACCATCGGCGGCGTCGAGTGTCTCGTTGCGCGGACGGGGTACACCGGCGAAGATGGCTTCGAAATCGTGTTCGATGTCGAAGATGCAGCGGCGCTCTGGAACACCTTCGAGGGGGTCCAGCCCTGCGGCCTCGGGGCGCGCGACACGTTGCGCCTCGAAGCCGGACTCCTCCTCTCTGGACAGGATTTTCACCCCGAGACTGAACCGCGGACGCCCTTCGAAGCAGGACTCGGTTTCGTCGTTTCCCTCGACACCGAGTTCGTCGGCCGCGACGCGCTCGCAGACGCAGAACCCGACCAGTCGATGGTCGGCATCGAACTCGACGGGCGAGGCGTCCCGCGAGCGGGCTGTTCTGTTCTCGAAGCCGGCGAGTCGGTCGGTACGCTCACGAGCGGGACGATGAGTCCGACGCTCGACCTTCCAATCGGGATTGGCTACGTTGACGAGGCGGTTGCAGAACCCGGTACCGCAGTCGAAATTGAGATTCGAGGGCGTACGATTCCAGCGACGGTCGAAACACCTCGATTCTTACAGCGACATCAGTAA
- the gcvH gene encoding glycine cleavage system protein GcvH: MMFDIPDDLKYAASHEWVAVENGTATIGITEFAQDELGDIVFVELPSVGEELTKDSEFGVVESIKAVSDLYAPVSGTVEAVNDDLTNAPELVNDDPYGDGWFITVSLADTRELDALRSPEAYEEQTA; this comes from the coding sequence ATCATGTTTGACATCCCAGACGACCTGAAGTACGCAGCATCGCACGAGTGGGTCGCCGTCGAGAACGGCACCGCAACCATCGGTATCACGGAGTTCGCCCAAGACGAACTCGGAGACATCGTGTTTGTCGAACTCCCGAGCGTGGGCGAGGAGCTTACCAAAGACAGCGAGTTCGGCGTCGTCGAATCCATCAAAGCCGTCTCCGACCTCTATGCCCCCGTTTCGGGGACGGTCGAAGCCGTAAACGACGATTTGACGAACGCACCCGAGTTGGTGAACGATGACCCGTACGGAGACGGCTGGTTCATCACCGTCTCACTCGCCGATACCCGTGAACTCGATGCGCTCCGCAGCCCCGAAGCGTACGAAGAACAGACCGCGTAG
- a CDS encoding carbon-nitrogen hydrolase family protein: MSQFTVAACQLDSTDDKQDNVARALSFVDEAASKDADIVAFPEMFPYIGSKDAYPEVAEEIPGPLTDRLAARAEDYGMYIHAGSMFEPAPDGRVYNTTALINPDGEVAATYRKVHLFDIDVPGGVTYEESERVAPGDEAVVAETALANFGLSICYDLRFPELYSTLARNGAEVIFVPAAFTLFTGKDHWEPLLRARAIESQCYVVAPGQVGDKKDSAHTYGKTMVIDPWGNVTRQASDREELITAPIDLDYLHEVRRDLPSLQHKRDEVYF; this comes from the coding sequence ATGAGCCAGTTCACCGTCGCTGCCTGTCAACTCGATTCGACCGACGACAAACAGGACAACGTAGCTCGTGCGCTCTCGTTCGTCGATGAGGCCGCGAGTAAGGACGCAGACATCGTCGCGTTCCCCGAGATGTTCCCGTATATCGGGTCGAAAGACGCCTATCCAGAAGTTGCAGAGGAGATTCCCGGGCCACTCACCGACCGTCTCGCCGCGCGCGCAGAGGATTACGGGATGTACATCCACGCCGGTAGCATGTTCGAACCGGCACCGGACGGCCGGGTCTACAACACGACCGCGCTCATCAACCCCGACGGCGAGGTGGCGGCGACCTACCGCAAAGTCCACCTGTTCGATATCGACGTGCCCGGTGGCGTGACCTACGAGGAATCAGAGCGCGTCGCCCCCGGCGACGAGGCCGTCGTCGCGGAAACCGCGCTTGCGAACTTCGGACTCTCTATCTGCTACGACCTGCGCTTCCCCGAACTCTACAGCACCCTCGCGCGAAACGGTGCAGAGGTTATCTTCGTGCCCGCGGCGTTCACGCTGTTCACTGGCAAAGACCACTGGGAGCCACTCCTCAGAGCGCGTGCCATCGAGAGTCAGTGCTACGTCGTCGCACCCGGCCAGGTAGGAGACAAGAAGGATTCGGCCCACACCTACGGCAAGACAATGGTCATCGACCCGTGGGGCAACGTCACCCGACAGGCGAGCGACCGCGAGGAACTGATTACCGCGCCAATCGACTTAGACTACCTCCACGAAGTGCGCCGCGACCTCCCGTCGCTCCAACACAAGCGCGACGAAGTATACTTCTAA
- a CDS encoding MFS transporter, producing MSTGTALSDNRESALVVSLIGGSHFVNHMYLMLLPPAFALLGPAFSVSTTQLGLAVGVLGGVVTLFQLPFGYVSDTYSRTLVLGISLGFGAVGAALAAIAQSYEWLLVSQVVLGIGVAGHHPAHYPILAAATDESRRGRAYSIHGFTGVLGLAAPFALVPLVLSLGGGWREAFLTIAAFGGLYAVVCLGAFWRYVSRDVTHPPKTQATGSTPNFANELKTLLTTPLILLLTVLWFVNSLAAWGIRTYSQTLLSAGYGFASADASLASSAMLAVGAGFILLGGWLSDRALAEYVLYAGYGALTVLAAVLASSMVPVLLALGFVLLLESTIDVSRPARAKLTDRASARKDVGKNFALMTIGISAGGAIGPPVFGYVIDIAGVDVAFYLIAALAALAIGLTAAIRAASSQPAPTTSPATE from the coding sequence GTGTCCACCGGAACTGCCCTCTCAGACAACCGCGAATCTGCGCTCGTCGTCTCGCTCATCGGCGGGTCACACTTCGTGAACCACATGTATCTGATGTTGCTGCCGCCCGCGTTCGCGCTTCTTGGCCCGGCGTTTTCCGTCTCGACCACCCAGCTCGGTCTCGCGGTGGGCGTCCTCGGCGGCGTCGTGACGCTGTTCCAACTGCCGTTTGGCTACGTTTCCGATACCTACAGCCGAACGCTCGTCCTCGGCATCTCGCTCGGCTTCGGCGCGGTGGGGGCCGCCCTCGCCGCCATAGCCCAGAGCTACGAGTGGCTGTTGGTCTCACAGGTCGTCCTCGGCATCGGCGTCGCGGGCCACCACCCTGCCCATTATCCGATACTCGCCGCTGCCACCGACGAATCGAGACGTGGACGAGCCTACAGTATCCACGGGTTTACCGGCGTGCTCGGATTGGCCGCGCCGTTCGCGCTCGTCCCGCTCGTGCTCAGTCTCGGCGGCGGGTGGCGCGAAGCGTTCCTCACAATCGCCGCCTTTGGCGGACTCTACGCCGTGGTGTGTCTCGGCGCGTTCTGGCGGTACGTCAGCAGGGACGTGACCCACCCCCCAAAAACACAAGCCACCGGTTCGACACCAAACTTTGCAAACGAACTCAAAACCCTGCTCACGACACCACTCATCCTCCTGCTCACGGTTCTCTGGTTCGTGAACTCGCTCGCCGCGTGGGGCATCCGCACCTACTCGCAGACGCTGCTCTCTGCGGGGTACGGGTTTGCGAGCGCAGACGCCAGCCTCGCCTCCTCTGCGATGCTCGCGGTGGGCGCGGGTTTCATTCTGCTCGGCGGGTGGCTCTCAGACCGCGCGCTTGCAGAGTACGTCCTCTACGCCGGATACGGCGCACTCACCGTACTCGCCGCCGTGCTCGCCTCCTCGATGGTGCCCGTCTTGCTGGCGCTCGGCTTTGTCTTGCTCCTTGAGAGTACCATCGACGTGAGCAGACCCGCCCGTGCGAAACTGACAGACCGCGCCTCGGCGCGCAAAGACGTGGGCAAGAATTTCGCGCTCATGACCATCGGCATCTCCGCGGGCGGCGCGATTGGCCCACCCGTGTTCGGTTACGTCATCGACATTGCGGGAGTGGATGTGGCGTTCTATCTCATCGCCGCGCTCGCCGCGCTCGCCATCGGATTGACAGCCGCAATTCGAGCGGCGAGCAGTCAGCCCGCACCCACCACGTCCCCGGCGACGGAATAG
- a CDS encoding thioredoxin family protein: MVLLESEEELDVGDDAPDFSLPGTDGETYTLDSFADNDALLVVFTCNHCPYAKAKFELLNDLAADYDDVAVVGISPNDADEYPDDSFEKMQELVENGTIQYDAYLYDESQDVARAYGAVCTPDPFLFRKENDAFELAWHGRLDDAHSPDDEPTQHDMREAIDAVLAGEDVDKGFLPSRGCSIKWKN; the protein is encoded by the coding sequence ATGGTACTGCTCGAATCCGAAGAGGAACTAGACGTTGGCGACGACGCACCCGACTTCTCGCTTCCGGGAACCGACGGCGAGACCTACACGCTCGACTCGTTTGCCGACAACGACGCCCTGCTCGTGGTGTTCACGTGCAACCACTGCCCGTACGCAAAGGCGAAATTCGAGCTGCTGAACGACCTCGCCGCGGACTACGACGACGTTGCGGTGGTCGGCATCAGCCCGAACGATGCAGACGAGTACCCAGATGACTCCTTCGAGAAGATGCAGGAACTCGTCGAAAACGGCACCATCCAGTACGACGCCTACCTCTACGACGAGTCCCAAGACGTGGCCCGCGCCTACGGTGCGGTCTGTACGCCAGACCCGTTCTTGTTCCGCAAGGAAAACGACGCGTTCGAACTCGCGTGGCACGGCCGACTTGACGATGCACACTCGCCAGACGACGAGCCAACCCAACACGACATGCGCGAGGCAATCGACGCCGTGCTCGCGGGTGAGGATGTAGACAAAGGGTTCCTACCGTCGCGTGGATGCTCGATTAAGTGGAAAAACTGA
- a CDS encoding solute carrier family 23 protein: protein MADNEPPSEAGFVEYGIDDKPPLGESALLGLQHYLTMVGANIAVPLILAGAMGMPASATARLVGTFFVVSGIATLAQTTFGNRYPIVQGAPFSMLAPALAIIGVVGSFPGNPGWEVMIVHLQGAIIVAALAEVAIGYFGVVGKLRQFLSPVVVAPTIALIGLSLFSVPQVTSATQNWWLLGLTLFLIVLFSQYLKESNKVFKLFPVLLAIVVAYVVAAVLSVTGFYAPGTPGYVDFSMVTSAPALLPIHPLQFGTPVIETSFIVGMFAGVVASIVESFGDYHAVARLSGIGAPSEKRINHGIGMEGLMNVFAGIMGAGGSTSYSENIGAIGLTGVASRYVVQVGAAIMLVMGFIGYFGQLIATIPSPIIGGLFIAMFGQIVAVGLSNLKYVDLDSSRNIFVLGTAMFAGLAIPAYMNNVAAVDPNIAGPEMLRMGLEGVPLLGAVLGTKLVADTLFVIGGTGMAVGGLVAVVLDNTIPGSDDERGLTVWQAIAEDDEDFQTFFERRGNDGASGSPESAD, encoded by the coding sequence ATGGCAGATAACGAACCGCCTTCTGAAGCTGGCTTTGTCGAATACGGCATCGACGACAAACCGCCGCTCGGCGAATCCGCCTTGCTTGGCCTCCAACACTACCTCACGATGGTCGGCGCGAACATCGCCGTTCCGCTCATTCTCGCCGGGGCGATGGGGATGCCCGCGTCCGCTACGGCGCGGCTCGTCGGCACGTTTTTCGTCGTTTCGGGGATTGCAACGCTCGCCCAGACGACGTTCGGAAACCGGTATCCAATCGTCCAAGGCGCGCCGTTTTCGATGCTGGCTCCGGCGCTCGCCATCATCGGCGTCGTCGGCAGCTTCCCCGGCAATCCCGGCTGGGAAGTGATGATTGTCCACCTCCAAGGCGCGATTATCGTCGCCGCCCTCGCGGAGGTGGCAATCGGCTACTTCGGCGTCGTTGGCAAACTCCGGCAGTTCCTCTCGCCGGTCGTCGTCGCCCCGACGATTGCGCTCATCGGCCTCTCGCTGTTTTCGGTTCCACAGGTCACGAGTGCGACCCAAAACTGGTGGCTGCTCGGGCTCACCCTGTTCCTCATCGTGCTGTTCAGTCAGTACCTGAAAGAGAGTAACAAGGTGTTCAAACTGTTCCCCGTCTTGCTCGCGATTGTCGTCGCCTACGTCGTGGCCGCGGTGCTTTCGGTGACTGGCTTCTACGCACCCGGAACGCCCGGCTACGTTGACTTCTCGATGGTGACGAGCGCACCGGCGCTGCTCCCAATTCACCCGCTTCAGTTCGGGACACCAGTCATCGAAACCTCGTTCATCGTCGGGATGTTCGCGGGCGTCGTCGCCTCGATTGTCGAGTCTTTCGGCGACTATCACGCCGTTGCCCGCCTCTCGGGCATCGGCGCACCAAGTGAAAAGCGCATCAACCACGGCATCGGCATGGAGGGCCTGATGAACGTGTTCGCGGGCATCATGGGCGCGGGCGGTTCGACTTCCTACTCAGAGAACATCGGCGCAATCGGACTCACCGGTGTCGCCTCTCGCTACGTCGTGCAGGTCGGCGCGGCCATCATGCTCGTGATGGGCTTCATCGGCTACTTTGGCCAACTCATTGCGACGATACCAAGCCCAATCATCGGCGGCCTGTTCATTGCCATGTTCGGCCAGATTGTGGCCGTGGGGCTCTCGAATCTCAAGTACGTTGACTTAGATTCCTCGCGCAACATCTTCGTTCTCGGGACTGCCATGTTCGCCGGACTCGCGATTCCAGCCTACATGAACAACGTCGCTGCAGTCGACCCGAACATTGCTGGACCAGAAATGCTCCGCATGGGTCTCGAAGGCGTCCCACTCCTCGGCGCAGTGCTCGGCACGAAACTCGTCGCAGACACCCTGTTCGTCATCGGCGGCACGGGCATGGCGGTCGGCGGCCTCGTCGCCGTTGTGCTCGACAACACCATCCCCGGCTCGGACGACGAACGTGGGCTCACCGTCTGGCAGGCGATTGCCGAAGACGACGAGGACTTCCAGACGTTCTTCGAGCGCCGCGGTAACGACGGCGCGAGCGGGTCGCCAGAAAGCGCGGATTAA
- a CDS encoding tripartite tricarboxylate transporter permease encodes MTLAGVSIQFAPETTLVTLGFVAGGIFLGTLSGLIPGLHANNFALLLAAGAPLVPGPPTLVGVSMLAAGVVHTFLDVIPALALGVPDPAFAPGALPGHRLVLAGQGRESLRLSALGSGLAVFFAVPLAIPVTELMTWAYPLIDAHLWAVLGAIALALLAGEPTTRRKLWAMAILTASSALGVATLDLPARGLFPTGDLLMPLFAGLFGAPVLIDAMDGAGVPEQATAAVTSSKKLVCGTAVAGTLSGAIVGYLPGVSSAIAATAVLPALPAGERTRGFIVATSGVNTANTIFALFALVSLGTPRTGVLVALDDAGVPLNLPVLLSGISIAAAAGFVLVPRLGDWYLGTVGRLDYTMLSLIVLCLLVVLSWAFAGLLGVCVLAAAIVLGMVPVRVGTRRVHLMGVLLGPLVLRDVCANLLACW; translated from the coding sequence ATGACCCTCGCTGGCGTTAGCATACAATTCGCCCCCGAAACCACTCTCGTGACCCTCGGATTCGTCGCCGGTGGAATCTTCCTCGGGACGCTGAGCGGCCTCATCCCCGGCCTCCACGCGAACAACTTCGCGCTCTTGCTCGCGGCAGGCGCACCGCTCGTTCCCGGCCCGCCCACGCTCGTTGGCGTTTCGATGCTTGCAGCAGGGGTCGTCCACACTTTCCTCGACGTGATTCCCGCACTCGCACTTGGGGTGCCAGATCCGGCGTTCGCCCCCGGTGCACTGCCCGGCCACCGGCTCGTGCTCGCGGGACAGGGGAGAGAATCGCTCCGACTCTCCGCGCTCGGGAGCGGTCTTGCGGTCTTTTTCGCCGTTCCACTGGCGATTCCAGTGACAGAGCTGATGACGTGGGCGTATCCCCTCATCGACGCCCATCTCTGGGCCGTTCTTGGCGCAATTGCGCTCGCACTGCTCGCCGGTGAGCCAACGACCAGACGGAAACTATGGGCGATGGCGATTCTCACCGCCAGTAGCGCCCTCGGAGTGGCAACACTGGACTTGCCCGCACGCGGGCTGTTCCCCACGGGCGACCTGCTCATGCCCCTGTTCGCGGGGCTGTTCGGCGCACCCGTCCTCATCGATGCGATGGACGGTGCAGGCGTCCCTGAACAGGCGACGGCTGCGGTCACGTCGTCGAAAAAACTGGTCTGTGGAACTGCGGTTGCCGGAACGCTCTCGGGCGCAATCGTCGGCTATCTGCCCGGTGTGTCAAGTGCGATTGCCGCGACTGCGGTGCTTCCCGCCCTCCCTGCTGGCGAACGAACGCGCGGATTCATCGTCGCGACAAGTGGCGTGAACACGGCGAATACGATTTTCGCGCTGTTCGCGCTCGTCTCGCTTGGCACCCCACGAACCGGCGTGCTCGTCGCGCTTGACGACGCTGGCGTGCCGCTCAATCTGCCCGTCCTCCTTTCGGGGATTTCGATTGCAGCGGCGGCCGGGTTCGTGCTCGTCCCTCGGCTGGGTGACTGGTATCTCGGAACTGTTGGCAGACTCGACTACACGATGCTCTCACTCATCGTCCTCTGCCTACTCGTCGTTCTTTCGTGGGCCTTTGCTGGCTTGCTTGGTGTCTGTGTACTCGCGGCGGCGATCGTTCTCGGCATGGTGCCTGTTCGCGTTGGGACCCGCAGAGTCCATCTGATGGGTGTGCTCCTCGGTCCGCTTGTGCTCAGAGATGTATGTGCGAACCTACTAGCTTGCTGGTAA
- the rpl12p gene encoding 50S ribosomal protein P1, protein MEYIYAALILNETDAEINEENLTAVLDAAGVDVEESRVKALVAALEDVDIEDAIEQAAAVPAAGGAAAPAEGGDDSDDSDDEAEAADEGDDDEEEEDEEASGEGLGSLFG, encoded by the coding sequence ATGGAATACATCTACGCAGCGCTCATCCTGAACGAGACGGACGCAGAGATCAACGAAGAAAACCTCACCGCAGTGCTCGACGCCGCAGGCGTTGACGTCGAAGAGTCCCGTGTGAAGGCGCTCGTCGCCGCACTCGAGGACGTCGACATCGAAGACGCAATCGAGCAGGCAGCCGCAGTCCCTGCCGCCGGTGGCGCCGCAGCCCCAGCAGAGGGTGGCGACGACTCCGACGACAGCGACGACGAAGCCGAAGCAGCGGACGAGGGCGACGACGACGAAGAAGAAGAGGACGAAGAGGCCAGCGGCGAAGGTCTCGGCTCCCTCTTCGGCTAA
- a CDS encoding 50S ribosomal protein L10, with translation MSAEAERKTEVIPEWKREEVGALVDIFEEYQSVGVVRISGIPSKQLQAMRRDLHGSAQLRVSRNTLMTRALEQINDGLEQLVEHVDGQVGLIGTNDNPFGLFKKLEDSKTPAPINAGEVAPNDIVIPAGDTGADPGPFVGELQQVGANARIQDGSIHVLEDSKVLEEGEEVTQQLSSVLAELGIEPKEVGLDLRSVYSEGVLFAPEELAIDVDEYRSDLERAVAQARNLSINAVYPTAQTAPALIAKATGEAKSVGLQAAIASPDLAPDLVSRADAQMRALAALIDDEDALPEELRGIEAAAPAQSAEADEADESTDDQAAETDAADEDDEEDEEDAGEGLGNLFG, from the coding sequence ATGTCTGCAGAAGCCGAGCGCAAAACAGAGGTCATTCCCGAGTGGAAGCGCGAGGAAGTCGGCGCACTCGTCGACATCTTCGAAGAATACCAGAGTGTCGGCGTCGTCCGCATCTCCGGTATCCCATCGAAGCAACTGCAGGCCATGCGCCGCGACCTTCACGGAAGCGCACAACTCCGCGTCAGCCGCAACACGCTGATGACGCGTGCGCTGGAACAGATCAACGACGGGTTAGAGCAACTCGTAGAGCACGTAGACGGGCAGGTCGGCCTCATCGGCACCAACGACAACCCGTTCGGTCTCTTCAAGAAGCTCGAAGACTCGAAGACGCCAGCCCCAATCAACGCTGGCGAAGTTGCACCCAACGACATCGTCATCCCAGCAGGTGACACCGGCGCAGACCCCGGTCCGTTCGTGGGTGAACTCCAGCAAGTTGGCGCAAACGCCCGCATCCAGGATGGCTCCATCCACGTCTTAGAGGACTCGAAGGTTCTCGAAGAAGGCGAAGAAGTCACCCAGCAGCTCTCGTCCGTCCTCGCCGAACTCGGCATCGAGCCGAAAGAGGTCGGTCTCGACCTGCGCAGTGTGTACTCAGAAGGCGTGTTGTTCGCCCCAGAGGAACTCGCCATCGATGTGGACGAGTACCGCAGCGACTTAGAGCGTGCCGTGGCCCAGGCCCGGAACCTCTCGATCAACGCGGTCTACCCAACGGCCCAGACGGCACCCGCACTCATTGCCAAAGCAACGGGCGAGGCAAAGAGCGTGGGTCTCCAGGCCGCCATCGCCAGCCCGGACCTCGCACCCGACCTGGTCAGCCGAGCAGACGCGCAGATGCGCGCGCTCGCTGCCCTGATCGACGACGAGGACGCCCTGCCCGAGGAGCTTCGCGGCATCGAAGCCGCCGCTCCCGCGCAGTCGGCTGAAGCTGATGAAGCAGACGAATCGACTGATGACCAAGCCGCTGAGACCGACGCCGCGGACGAAGACGACGAAGAGGACGAAGAGGACGCTGGTGAGGGTCTCGGCAACCTATTCGGATAA
- a CDS encoding 50S ribosomal protein L1 codes for MAEYDIVQAVSRALDEAPERKFRETVDLAINLRDLDLNEPSKRVDESVVLPQGTGQETQIVVFADGETALRAEDVATVMGKDEIEDLGDDTNAAKDLADETDFFVAEVSKMQDIGRHLGTVLGPRGKMPTPLQPDDDVVEVVNRMKNTVQLRSRDRRTFHTRVGAEDMSPEDIGENVDVILRRLEANLEKGPLNIDSVYVKTTMGPSVRVA; via the coding sequence ATGGCAGAATATGATATAGTGCAAGCAGTCTCGCGCGCACTCGACGAGGCACCTGAGCGGAAGTTCCGCGAAACGGTCGACCTCGCGATTAACCTGCGCGACCTCGACTTAAACGAGCCGTCGAAACGTGTTGATGAGAGTGTCGTCCTCCCACAGGGGACCGGTCAGGAGACCCAGATTGTGGTCTTCGCCGATGGTGAAACCGCACTCCGAGCAGAAGACGTCGCTACCGTCATGGGTAAAGACGAAATCGAAGACCTCGGAGATGACACGAACGCAGCCAAGGACTTAGCAGACGAGACCGACTTCTTCGTTGCAGAAGTTTCGAAGATGCAGGACATCGGTCGGCACCTTGGTACCGTTCTCGGTCCACGCGGTAAGATGCCAACACCACTCCAGCCCGACGACGACGTTGTCGAGGTAGTGAACCGTATGAAAAACACCGTCCAGCTCCGGAGCCGCGACCGGCGGACCTTCCACACCCGCGTGGGTGCAGAAGACATGTCTCCTGAGGACATCGGCGAGAACGTCGACGTTATCCTCCGGCGTCTGGAAGCAAACCTGGAAAAAGGGCCGCTCAACATCGACAGCGTCTACGTCAAGACGACGATGGGCCCGAGTGTGAGGGTGGCATAA
- a CDS encoding 50S ribosomal protein L11: protein MAGTIEALVPGGKANPGPPLGPELGPTPVDVQAVVSEINDLTAAFDGMEVPVTITYDDDGSFDIDVGVPPTAALIKDEVGFDTGSGRPQADFVADITVEQVKKIAQQKQTDLLSYDVKNAAKEVGGTCASLGVTIDGEDARTFKQRVDSGTYDDILVE, encoded by the coding sequence ATGGCTGGAACTATCGAAGCACTCGTACCCGGCGGTAAGGCCAACCCTGGCCCACCGCTCGGTCCCGAGCTCGGCCCCACCCCTGTTGACGTGCAGGCTGTTGTTTCCGAGATTAACGACCTGACCGCAGCGTTCGACGGCATGGAAGTGCCCGTCACCATCACGTACGACGACGATGGCTCGTTCGACATCGACGTCGGTGTGCCACCAACGGCCGCCCTCATCAAAGACGAAGTCGGCTTCGACACCGGCAGCGGCCGCCCACAGGCGGACTTCGTCGCTGACATCACGGTCGAACAGGTCAAGAAAATCGCACAACAGAAACAGACCGACCTCCTCTCGTACGACGTGAAGAACGCGGCGAAGGAAGTCGGCGGCACGTGTGCCTCCCTCGGTGTCACCATCGACGGCGAGGACGCTCGCACGTTCAAACAGCGCGTCGACTCGGGCACGTACGACGACATCCTCGTCGAATAA